In Primulina eburnea isolate SZY01 chromosome 5, ASM2296580v1, whole genome shotgun sequence, a single window of DNA contains:
- the LOC140833025 gene encoding pre-mRNA-processing protein 40C isoform X2 → MVEQSSDPSSTANASSIDASEPANTPSIDASEVLKNSDAGYGFSRPSFSYLNAINMAPGTSQSSSSPVESPRSLAPLQPMASSLSMNTAPAFSYNDLPSSGSPLGGQSTNVIEQGHSGVGTSASSAAPSVLSSAPPFTSHPWSFMPGKAVHALGPPCPLPVAILDQNLSLTGNVSLDRSVLPNQNNPSLIANVRADGAQEVNARASAPAFTLPASQLAYTNLSTSANQFISNNQNNSSMWMSPLPVFQAPTGMPRNPVTPGPPGIAPTFPSIPYMTTQPSAMNSTTFPRNFMPAAPVLPNPPIQHQTVTPYASPSPQPTPPGLWLQSQQISGPVRSPFSPYADGIPGPYPIPNRAMTPLFDVQPPGVFPLVSSIGGPTSSVASGGHSALALVQSELPPGTDNSKHAGNDQTDHESSGKEHLDAWATHWTETGTKYYYNALTGESTYEKPNGFKGESDKATVQPIPVSWEKLAGTDWTLVTTNNGKKYYYNSTTKLSSWQIPNEVIEIQKKQASDSLKAQSMSVTHTNVVTEKGSGPVGLSTPAADSGGRESIALRPSNVSGSSSALDLIKKKLQDPGTPDTTPMSAALSGAIPLELNGSKSIEATVKGPQNENSREKRKDANGNGDLSDTSSDSEDEDRGPSKEECVLQFKEMLKERGVAPFSKWEKELPKIVFDPRFKAIPSHSARRTIFDHYVRTRAEEERKEKRAAQKAALDGFKQLLEEAKEDIDHNTDYHSCKRKWGEDARFQALDRKEKEILLNERVLPLKRAAYERARAERTAATSSFKSMLQDKSDITSSSRWSKVKDSLKSDSRYKSVNHEDREKLFNEYIAELKAAEEEIERKSRAKKDEEEKLKERERALRKRKEREEQEVERVRLKARRKEAVESYQALLVETIKDFRASWTESKPKLEKDPQGRVANPHLDKSDLEKHFREHVKSLHERCALEFRTLLTELITVEAAIQETQEGKTILNSWSTAKQHLKSDPRYKKMRRKERESLWRRHAEEIQRKQKSLNDQDAERHAEPKTRNSVDSGKHVSGSRRTHDHR, encoded by the exons ATGGTGGAGCAGAGCTCCGACCCTAGTTCAACTGCAAATGCATCTTCCATAGATGCATCTGAACCTGCAAATACCCCTTCCATAGATGCATCTGAAGTGCTGAAAAATAGTGATGCTGGATATGGCTTCAGTCGGCCTTCCTTTTCGTACCTGAATGCAATCAATATGGCCCCAGGAACTTCTCAGTCATCTTCCTCCCCT GTGGAGTCACCAAGGTCCTTGGCACCCCTCCAACCCATGGCTTCTAGTCTTTCTATGAATACGGCTCCGGCTTTTTCTTATAATGACTTGCCTTCTAGTGGCAGTCCCTTAGGCGGTCAATCCACTAAC GTCATCGAGCAAGGTCACTCTGGAGTTGGCACGAGTGCTTCTTCTGCTGCACCATCTGTGCTCTCTTCTGCTCCTCCATTCACATCACATCCTTGGTCATTCATGCCTGGAAAAGCGGTACATGCCTTAGGTCCTCCTTGCCCCCTGCCAGTTGCTATCCTGGATCAAAATTTGTCTCTTACTGGAAATGTCTCTCTTGATAGGAGTGTGCTCCCAAACCAGAACAATCCATCACTAATAGCT AATGTAAGAGCTGATGGCGCTCAAGAAGTCAATGCAAGAGCTTCTGCACCAGCTTTCACACTTCCCGCTTCTCAGCTTGCTTATACAAATTTAAGTACTTCAGCAAATCAATTTATTTCCAACAATCAGAACAATTCATCTATGTGGATGTCCCCGCTACCAGTTTTTCAGGCGCCTACTGGAATGCCTAGAAATCCTGTTACACCTGGACCCCCTGGAATTGCTCCTACCTTTCCTTCCATTCCATATATGACAACTCAGCCTTCAGCCATGAATTCCACTACATTTCCAAGAAACTTCATGCCTGCTGCTCCTGTTCTTCCTAACCCTCCTATTCAGCATCAAACAGTTACTCCTTATGCTTCTCCATCTCCTCAGCCAACTCCGCCTGGGCTATGGTTGCAGTCTCAGCAGATCAGTGGCCCCGTAAGATCACCATTTTCACCATATGCTGATGGTATTCCTGGTCCTTATCCCATTCCAAATCGCGCTATGACACCCCTTTTTGATGTTCAACCTCCTGGAGTTTTTCCTTTGGTATCTTCTATTGGAGGCCCAACGTCATCTGTTGCTTCTGGTGGACATTCAGCCCTTGCTTTAGTGCAGTCAGAGTTACCTCCCGGAACTG ATAATAGTAAACATGCTGGTAATGATCAGACCGATCACGAATCTTCCGGAAAAGAACACCTGGATGCCTGGGCCACTCACTGGACCGAAACTGGGACGAAATACTATTATAATGCGTTGACGGGGGAGTCCACCTATGAGAAACCTAATGGTTTCAAAGGAGAG TCCGATAAAGCAACTGTGCAGCCAATTCCAGTCTCATG GGAAAAGTTGGCAGGCACTGATTGGACACTGGTCACCACTAACAATGGCAAGAAATATTACTACAACTCTACAACTAAG TTAAGTAGCTGGCAGATACCTAATGAGGTAATCGAGATACAAAAGAAGCAGGCATCCGATTCCTTGAAAGCCCAATCAATGTCAGTGACACATACTAATGTAGTAACTGAAAAAGGATCAGGTCCTGTTGGTTTAAGCACGCCTGCTGCTGATAGTGGTGGTCGTGAGTCCATAGCGCTCAGACCCTCGAATGTCTCTGGTTCATCTTCTGCATTGGatctcataaaaaaaaagttGCAGGATCCAGGAACCCCAGATACTACTCCCATGAGTGCAGCGTTGTCAGGTGCAATCCCATTGGAACTAAATGGTTCAAAATCAATTGAGGCTACTGTTAAAGGTCCCCAAAATGAGAACAGCAGAGAAAAGCGGAAGGATGCTAATGGGAATGGTGATTTGTCCGACACATCTTCTGATTCCGAAGATGAAGACAGAGGTCCCTCCAAGGAGGAATGTGTCCTCCAATTTAAg gAAATGCTCAAGGAACGGGGAGTGGCACCATTCTCTAAATGGGAGAAAGAACTTCCTAAAATTGTGTTTGATCCACGCTTCAAG GCTATCCCAAGTCACAGTGCTCGAAGAACAATATTTGATCACTATGTACGAACACGTGCTGAAGAGGAGCGGAAGGAAAAAAGAGCTGCTCAGAAGGCTGCTTTGGATGGTTTCAAGCAGTTACTGGAAGAAGCGAAGGAG GATATCGATCACAACACAGATTATCATTCCTGTAAAAGGAAATGGGGAGAGGATGCCCGATTTCAGGCTTTGGACCGGAAAGAAAAggaaattttattgaatgaaag GGTTCTTCCTCTCAAAAGAGCTGCTTATGAAAGAGCTCGAGCTGAGCGGACTGCTGCTACATCATCTTTCAAGTCTATGCTTCAGGATAAGAGTGATATAACTTCTAGTTCCCGCTGGTCTAAG GTGAAAGATAGCCTAAAAAGTGATTCCAGATACAAGTCTGTCAATCACGAAGACAGAGAGAAGTTATTTAATGAATATATAGCGGAACTAAAGGCAGCTGAAGAAGAGATAGAGCGGAAGTCAAGGGCTAAAAAGGACGAGGAG GAAAAATTGAAGGAAAGGGAAAGAGCATTACGCAAGCGAAAAGAAAGAGAAGAGCAAGAAGTTGAAAGGGTGAGATTGAAAGCTCGCAGAAAGGAGGCTGTTGAATCATATCAAGCCTTACTGGTAGAAACAATAAAGGATTTTCGG GCGTCTTGGACAGAATCAAAGCCTAAGTTGGAGAAGGACCCGCAAGGGCGTGTGGCCAATCCTCATCTCGATAAGTCAGATTTAGAGAAGCATTTTCGTGAGCATGTTAAATCCTTGCATGAG AGATGTGCGCTGGAGTTCAGAACCCTGCTAACGGAACTCATAACTGTTGAAGCTGCAATTCAAGAAACGCAAGAGGGTAAAACAATTTTAAATTCTTGGTCTACGGCCAAACAGCACTTGAAAAGTGATCCTAGATATAAGAAAATGCGAAGAAAAGAAAGAGAATCCTTGTGGCGTCGACATGCAGAGGAGATCCAACGGAAGCAGAAGTCATTGAACGATCAAGATGCGGAGAGGCACGCAGAACCAAAAACTAGGAACTCTGTCGATTCCGGGAAACATGTATCTGGATCACGAAGAACACATGATCATAGATGA
- the LOC140833025 gene encoding pre-mRNA-processing protein 40C isoform X3 yields MVEQSSDPSSTANASSIDASEPANTPSIDASEVLKNSDAGYGFSRPSFSYLNAINMAPGTSQSSSSPVESPRSLAPLQPMASSLSMNTAPAFSYNDLPSSGSPLGGQSTNVVIEQGHSGVGTSASSAAPSVLSSAPPFTSHPWSFMPGKANVRADGAQEVNARASAPAFTLPASQLAYTNLSTSANQFISNNQNNSSMWMSPLPVFQAPTGMPRNPVTPGPPGIAPTFPSIPYMTTQPSAMNSTTFPRNFMPAAPVLPNPPIQHQTVTPYASPSPQPTPPGLWLQSQQISGPVRSPFSPYADGIPGPYPIPNRAMTPLFDVQPPGVFPLVSSIGGPTSSVASGGHSALALVQSELPPGTDNSKHAGNDQTDHESSGKEHLDAWATHWTETGTKYYYNALTGESTYEKPNGFKGESDKATVQPIPVSWEKLAGTDWTLVTTNNGKKYYYNSTTKLSSWQIPNEVIEIQKKQASDSLKAQSMSVTHTNVVTEKGSGPVGLSTPAADSGGRESIALRPSNVSGSSSALDLIKKKLQDPGTPDTTPMSAALSGAIPLELNGSKSIEATVKGPQNENSREKRKDANGNGDLSDTSSDSEDEDRGPSKEECVLQFKEMLKERGVAPFSKWEKELPKIVFDPRFKAIPSHSARRTIFDHYVRTRAEEERKEKRAAQKAALDGFKQLLEEAKEDIDHNTDYHSCKRKWGEDARFQALDRKEKEILLNERVLPLKRAAYERARAERTAATSSFKSMLQDKSDITSSSRWSKVKDSLKSDSRYKSVNHEDREKLFNEYIAELKAAEEEIERKSRAKKDEEEKLKERERALRKRKEREEQEVERVRLKARRKEAVESYQALLVETIKDFRASWTESKPKLEKDPQGRVANPHLDKSDLEKHFREHVKSLHERCALEFRTLLTELITVEAAIQETQEGKTILNSWSTAKQHLKSDPRYKKMRRKERESLWRRHAEEIQRKQKSLNDQDAERHAEPKTRNSVDSGKHVSGSRRTHDHR; encoded by the exons ATGGTGGAGCAGAGCTCCGACCCTAGTTCAACTGCAAATGCATCTTCCATAGATGCATCTGAACCTGCAAATACCCCTTCCATAGATGCATCTGAAGTGCTGAAAAATAGTGATGCTGGATATGGCTTCAGTCGGCCTTCCTTTTCGTACCTGAATGCAATCAATATGGCCCCAGGAACTTCTCAGTCATCTTCCTCCCCT GTGGAGTCACCAAGGTCCTTGGCACCCCTCCAACCCATGGCTTCTAGTCTTTCTATGAATACGGCTCCGGCTTTTTCTTATAATGACTTGCCTTCTAGTGGCAGTCCCTTAGGCGGTCAATCCACTAACGTG GTCATCGAGCAAGGTCACTCTGGAGTTGGCACGAGTGCTTCTTCTGCTGCACCATCTGTGCTCTCTTCTGCTCCTCCATTCACATCACATCCTTGGTCATTCATGCCTGGAAAAGCG AATGTAAGAGCTGATGGCGCTCAAGAAGTCAATGCAAGAGCTTCTGCACCAGCTTTCACACTTCCCGCTTCTCAGCTTGCTTATACAAATTTAAGTACTTCAGCAAATCAATTTATTTCCAACAATCAGAACAATTCATCTATGTGGATGTCCCCGCTACCAGTTTTTCAGGCGCCTACTGGAATGCCTAGAAATCCTGTTACACCTGGACCCCCTGGAATTGCTCCTACCTTTCCTTCCATTCCATATATGACAACTCAGCCTTCAGCCATGAATTCCACTACATTTCCAAGAAACTTCATGCCTGCTGCTCCTGTTCTTCCTAACCCTCCTATTCAGCATCAAACAGTTACTCCTTATGCTTCTCCATCTCCTCAGCCAACTCCGCCTGGGCTATGGTTGCAGTCTCAGCAGATCAGTGGCCCCGTAAGATCACCATTTTCACCATATGCTGATGGTATTCCTGGTCCTTATCCCATTCCAAATCGCGCTATGACACCCCTTTTTGATGTTCAACCTCCTGGAGTTTTTCCTTTGGTATCTTCTATTGGAGGCCCAACGTCATCTGTTGCTTCTGGTGGACATTCAGCCCTTGCTTTAGTGCAGTCAGAGTTACCTCCCGGAACTG ATAATAGTAAACATGCTGGTAATGATCAGACCGATCACGAATCTTCCGGAAAAGAACACCTGGATGCCTGGGCCACTCACTGGACCGAAACTGGGACGAAATACTATTATAATGCGTTGACGGGGGAGTCCACCTATGAGAAACCTAATGGTTTCAAAGGAGAG TCCGATAAAGCAACTGTGCAGCCAATTCCAGTCTCATG GGAAAAGTTGGCAGGCACTGATTGGACACTGGTCACCACTAACAATGGCAAGAAATATTACTACAACTCTACAACTAAG TTAAGTAGCTGGCAGATACCTAATGAGGTAATCGAGATACAAAAGAAGCAGGCATCCGATTCCTTGAAAGCCCAATCAATGTCAGTGACACATACTAATGTAGTAACTGAAAAAGGATCAGGTCCTGTTGGTTTAAGCACGCCTGCTGCTGATAGTGGTGGTCGTGAGTCCATAGCGCTCAGACCCTCGAATGTCTCTGGTTCATCTTCTGCATTGGatctcataaaaaaaaagttGCAGGATCCAGGAACCCCAGATACTACTCCCATGAGTGCAGCGTTGTCAGGTGCAATCCCATTGGAACTAAATGGTTCAAAATCAATTGAGGCTACTGTTAAAGGTCCCCAAAATGAGAACAGCAGAGAAAAGCGGAAGGATGCTAATGGGAATGGTGATTTGTCCGACACATCTTCTGATTCCGAAGATGAAGACAGAGGTCCCTCCAAGGAGGAATGTGTCCTCCAATTTAAg gAAATGCTCAAGGAACGGGGAGTGGCACCATTCTCTAAATGGGAGAAAGAACTTCCTAAAATTGTGTTTGATCCACGCTTCAAG GCTATCCCAAGTCACAGTGCTCGAAGAACAATATTTGATCACTATGTACGAACACGTGCTGAAGAGGAGCGGAAGGAAAAAAGAGCTGCTCAGAAGGCTGCTTTGGATGGTTTCAAGCAGTTACTGGAAGAAGCGAAGGAG GATATCGATCACAACACAGATTATCATTCCTGTAAAAGGAAATGGGGAGAGGATGCCCGATTTCAGGCTTTGGACCGGAAAGAAAAggaaattttattgaatgaaag GGTTCTTCCTCTCAAAAGAGCTGCTTATGAAAGAGCTCGAGCTGAGCGGACTGCTGCTACATCATCTTTCAAGTCTATGCTTCAGGATAAGAGTGATATAACTTCTAGTTCCCGCTGGTCTAAG GTGAAAGATAGCCTAAAAAGTGATTCCAGATACAAGTCTGTCAATCACGAAGACAGAGAGAAGTTATTTAATGAATATATAGCGGAACTAAAGGCAGCTGAAGAAGAGATAGAGCGGAAGTCAAGGGCTAAAAAGGACGAGGAG GAAAAATTGAAGGAAAGGGAAAGAGCATTACGCAAGCGAAAAGAAAGAGAAGAGCAAGAAGTTGAAAGGGTGAGATTGAAAGCTCGCAGAAAGGAGGCTGTTGAATCATATCAAGCCTTACTGGTAGAAACAATAAAGGATTTTCGG GCGTCTTGGACAGAATCAAAGCCTAAGTTGGAGAAGGACCCGCAAGGGCGTGTGGCCAATCCTCATCTCGATAAGTCAGATTTAGAGAAGCATTTTCGTGAGCATGTTAAATCCTTGCATGAG AGATGTGCGCTGGAGTTCAGAACCCTGCTAACGGAACTCATAACTGTTGAAGCTGCAATTCAAGAAACGCAAGAGGGTAAAACAATTTTAAATTCTTGGTCTACGGCCAAACAGCACTTGAAAAGTGATCCTAGATATAAGAAAATGCGAAGAAAAGAAAGAGAATCCTTGTGGCGTCGACATGCAGAGGAGATCCAACGGAAGCAGAAGTCATTGAACGATCAAGATGCGGAGAGGCACGCAGAACCAAAAACTAGGAACTCTGTCGATTCCGGGAAACATGTATCTGGATCACGAAGAACACATGATCATAGATGA
- the LOC140833025 gene encoding pre-mRNA-processing protein 40C isoform X1, protein MVEQSSDPSSTANASSIDASEPANTPSIDASEVLKNSDAGYGFSRPSFSYLNAINMAPGTSQSSSSPVESPRSLAPLQPMASSLSMNTAPAFSYNDLPSSGSPLGGQSTNVVIEQGHSGVGTSASSAAPSVLSSAPPFTSHPWSFMPGKAVHALGPPCPLPVAILDQNLSLTGNVSLDRSVLPNQNNPSLIANVRADGAQEVNARASAPAFTLPASQLAYTNLSTSANQFISNNQNNSSMWMSPLPVFQAPTGMPRNPVTPGPPGIAPTFPSIPYMTTQPSAMNSTTFPRNFMPAAPVLPNPPIQHQTVTPYASPSPQPTPPGLWLQSQQISGPVRSPFSPYADGIPGPYPIPNRAMTPLFDVQPPGVFPLVSSIGGPTSSVASGGHSALALVQSELPPGTDNSKHAGNDQTDHESSGKEHLDAWATHWTETGTKYYYNALTGESTYEKPNGFKGESDKATVQPIPVSWEKLAGTDWTLVTTNNGKKYYYNSTTKLSSWQIPNEVIEIQKKQASDSLKAQSMSVTHTNVVTEKGSGPVGLSTPAADSGGRESIALRPSNVSGSSSALDLIKKKLQDPGTPDTTPMSAALSGAIPLELNGSKSIEATVKGPQNENSREKRKDANGNGDLSDTSSDSEDEDRGPSKEECVLQFKEMLKERGVAPFSKWEKELPKIVFDPRFKAIPSHSARRTIFDHYVRTRAEEERKEKRAAQKAALDGFKQLLEEAKEDIDHNTDYHSCKRKWGEDARFQALDRKEKEILLNERVLPLKRAAYERARAERTAATSSFKSMLQDKSDITSSSRWSKVKDSLKSDSRYKSVNHEDREKLFNEYIAELKAAEEEIERKSRAKKDEEEKLKERERALRKRKEREEQEVERVRLKARRKEAVESYQALLVETIKDFRASWTESKPKLEKDPQGRVANPHLDKSDLEKHFREHVKSLHERCALEFRTLLTELITVEAAIQETQEGKTILNSWSTAKQHLKSDPRYKKMRRKERESLWRRHAEEIQRKQKSLNDQDAERHAEPKTRNSVDSGKHVSGSRRTHDHR, encoded by the exons ATGGTGGAGCAGAGCTCCGACCCTAGTTCAACTGCAAATGCATCTTCCATAGATGCATCTGAACCTGCAAATACCCCTTCCATAGATGCATCTGAAGTGCTGAAAAATAGTGATGCTGGATATGGCTTCAGTCGGCCTTCCTTTTCGTACCTGAATGCAATCAATATGGCCCCAGGAACTTCTCAGTCATCTTCCTCCCCT GTGGAGTCACCAAGGTCCTTGGCACCCCTCCAACCCATGGCTTCTAGTCTTTCTATGAATACGGCTCCGGCTTTTTCTTATAATGACTTGCCTTCTAGTGGCAGTCCCTTAGGCGGTCAATCCACTAACGTG GTCATCGAGCAAGGTCACTCTGGAGTTGGCACGAGTGCTTCTTCTGCTGCACCATCTGTGCTCTCTTCTGCTCCTCCATTCACATCACATCCTTGGTCATTCATGCCTGGAAAAGCGGTACATGCCTTAGGTCCTCCTTGCCCCCTGCCAGTTGCTATCCTGGATCAAAATTTGTCTCTTACTGGAAATGTCTCTCTTGATAGGAGTGTGCTCCCAAACCAGAACAATCCATCACTAATAGCT AATGTAAGAGCTGATGGCGCTCAAGAAGTCAATGCAAGAGCTTCTGCACCAGCTTTCACACTTCCCGCTTCTCAGCTTGCTTATACAAATTTAAGTACTTCAGCAAATCAATTTATTTCCAACAATCAGAACAATTCATCTATGTGGATGTCCCCGCTACCAGTTTTTCAGGCGCCTACTGGAATGCCTAGAAATCCTGTTACACCTGGACCCCCTGGAATTGCTCCTACCTTTCCTTCCATTCCATATATGACAACTCAGCCTTCAGCCATGAATTCCACTACATTTCCAAGAAACTTCATGCCTGCTGCTCCTGTTCTTCCTAACCCTCCTATTCAGCATCAAACAGTTACTCCTTATGCTTCTCCATCTCCTCAGCCAACTCCGCCTGGGCTATGGTTGCAGTCTCAGCAGATCAGTGGCCCCGTAAGATCACCATTTTCACCATATGCTGATGGTATTCCTGGTCCTTATCCCATTCCAAATCGCGCTATGACACCCCTTTTTGATGTTCAACCTCCTGGAGTTTTTCCTTTGGTATCTTCTATTGGAGGCCCAACGTCATCTGTTGCTTCTGGTGGACATTCAGCCCTTGCTTTAGTGCAGTCAGAGTTACCTCCCGGAACTG ATAATAGTAAACATGCTGGTAATGATCAGACCGATCACGAATCTTCCGGAAAAGAACACCTGGATGCCTGGGCCACTCACTGGACCGAAACTGGGACGAAATACTATTATAATGCGTTGACGGGGGAGTCCACCTATGAGAAACCTAATGGTTTCAAAGGAGAG TCCGATAAAGCAACTGTGCAGCCAATTCCAGTCTCATG GGAAAAGTTGGCAGGCACTGATTGGACACTGGTCACCACTAACAATGGCAAGAAATATTACTACAACTCTACAACTAAG TTAAGTAGCTGGCAGATACCTAATGAGGTAATCGAGATACAAAAGAAGCAGGCATCCGATTCCTTGAAAGCCCAATCAATGTCAGTGACACATACTAATGTAGTAACTGAAAAAGGATCAGGTCCTGTTGGTTTAAGCACGCCTGCTGCTGATAGTGGTGGTCGTGAGTCCATAGCGCTCAGACCCTCGAATGTCTCTGGTTCATCTTCTGCATTGGatctcataaaaaaaaagttGCAGGATCCAGGAACCCCAGATACTACTCCCATGAGTGCAGCGTTGTCAGGTGCAATCCCATTGGAACTAAATGGTTCAAAATCAATTGAGGCTACTGTTAAAGGTCCCCAAAATGAGAACAGCAGAGAAAAGCGGAAGGATGCTAATGGGAATGGTGATTTGTCCGACACATCTTCTGATTCCGAAGATGAAGACAGAGGTCCCTCCAAGGAGGAATGTGTCCTCCAATTTAAg gAAATGCTCAAGGAACGGGGAGTGGCACCATTCTCTAAATGGGAGAAAGAACTTCCTAAAATTGTGTTTGATCCACGCTTCAAG GCTATCCCAAGTCACAGTGCTCGAAGAACAATATTTGATCACTATGTACGAACACGTGCTGAAGAGGAGCGGAAGGAAAAAAGAGCTGCTCAGAAGGCTGCTTTGGATGGTTTCAAGCAGTTACTGGAAGAAGCGAAGGAG GATATCGATCACAACACAGATTATCATTCCTGTAAAAGGAAATGGGGAGAGGATGCCCGATTTCAGGCTTTGGACCGGAAAGAAAAggaaattttattgaatgaaag GGTTCTTCCTCTCAAAAGAGCTGCTTATGAAAGAGCTCGAGCTGAGCGGACTGCTGCTACATCATCTTTCAAGTCTATGCTTCAGGATAAGAGTGATATAACTTCTAGTTCCCGCTGGTCTAAG GTGAAAGATAGCCTAAAAAGTGATTCCAGATACAAGTCTGTCAATCACGAAGACAGAGAGAAGTTATTTAATGAATATATAGCGGAACTAAAGGCAGCTGAAGAAGAGATAGAGCGGAAGTCAAGGGCTAAAAAGGACGAGGAG GAAAAATTGAAGGAAAGGGAAAGAGCATTACGCAAGCGAAAAGAAAGAGAAGAGCAAGAAGTTGAAAGGGTGAGATTGAAAGCTCGCAGAAAGGAGGCTGTTGAATCATATCAAGCCTTACTGGTAGAAACAATAAAGGATTTTCGG GCGTCTTGGACAGAATCAAAGCCTAAGTTGGAGAAGGACCCGCAAGGGCGTGTGGCCAATCCTCATCTCGATAAGTCAGATTTAGAGAAGCATTTTCGTGAGCATGTTAAATCCTTGCATGAG AGATGTGCGCTGGAGTTCAGAACCCTGCTAACGGAACTCATAACTGTTGAAGCTGCAATTCAAGAAACGCAAGAGGGTAAAACAATTTTAAATTCTTGGTCTACGGCCAAACAGCACTTGAAAAGTGATCCTAGATATAAGAAAATGCGAAGAAAAGAAAGAGAATCCTTGTGGCGTCGACATGCAGAGGAGATCCAACGGAAGCAGAAGTCATTGAACGATCAAGATGCGGAGAGGCACGCAGAACCAAAAACTAGGAACTCTGTCGATTCCGGGAAACATGTATCTGGATCACGAAGAACACATGATCATAGATGA